From Aspergillus fumigatus Af293 chromosome 5, whole genome shotgun sequence, a single genomic window includes:
- a CDS encoding putative lipase, which produces MRILTSFFPILMLGPRAHASDVPELPSRDPFYTPKASNWTDEKVGTILDSRRVTIDLPILPGGEIEFEAFQLLYVTQDLHQDKATSVTTIIVPQGANTSRILSFQIAYDAPDINCSPSYGLQKDANKAAAGWSLNQMIFVAEALSDAGSPVLNIPDYEGSNAAFTVGPQSAYQTLDSIRAATQSGEITGIDQDAETVLFGYSGGGYASEWAVEFHHDYASDVHIIGAAIGGPPPNILKTYKHVNGKLSTLNVWAMLGVMNAIPDIDKWMRGDLKDEHQEQFLGALQRCSEPEVKPPKIPTWANLNDWFENGDEFLTRFESNLTEIGVMGNRITEKTAPKFPLYIYQGALDLITAPYKDTEDLKEKFCQHGTPVVLVKWAGMGHGGTLFAGTTWAMKWIKKVFNRDEIQNGCYEEEREVGFGARDLAGLFGDLYDDGELSTGRRLDWGDDEGLLSIQDGARPVDVFQRPEL; this is translated from the coding sequence GCTTGGGCCTCGTGCACATGCCTCAGATGTTCCCGAACTCCCATCGCGAGATCCATTCTATACACCAAAAGCCTCGAACTGGACCGACGAGAAAGTAGGCACGATTCTCGATTCTCGCAGGGTGACCATCGACCTGCCCATCTTACCAGGTGGTGAGATCGAGTTCGAGGCCTTCCAACTGCTCTACGTAACACAGGATCTCCACCAAGACAAGGCCACATCGGTCACGACCATTATTGTCCCGCAGGGAGCCAACACCAGCCGGATCCTGTCCTTCCAGATTGCCTACGACGCGCCCGACATCAATTGCTCGCCCTCCTACGGGCTGCAGAAAGATGCTAATAAGGCGGCGGCTGGGTGGTCTCTGAACCAAATGATCTTTGTCGCCGAGGCTCTGTCTGACGCCGGATCGCCGGTGCTGAATATCCCCGACTACGAAGGGTCGAACGCCGCATTCACCGTGGGGCCCCAGAGCGCCTACCAGACCCTGGATTCAATCCGCGCGGCGACGCAGTCCGGAGAGATTACGGGGATCGACCAAGACGCGGAGACCGTCTTGTTCGGCTACTCTGGCGGCGGCTACGCGTCCGAATGGGCCGTCGAGTTCCATCATGACTACGCGTCGGACGTGCATATCATCGGAGCTGCGATCGGTGGGCCGCCCCCGAATATTCTGAAAACGTACAAACATGTCAACGGGAAGCTTTCGACATTGAATGTCTGGGCCATGCTCGGTGTGATGAATGCAATTCCCGACATCGACAAATGGATGCGTGGGGATCTGAAGGACGAACACCAAGAGCAGTTCCTCGGTGCCCTTCAGCGGTGCAGTGAGCCTGAAGTCAAGCCCCCGAAGATCCCTACCTGGGCCAACCTCAACGACTGGTTCGAAAACGGGGACGAATTCTTGACCAGGTTCGAGTCGAATCTTACAGAGATTGGCGTCATGGGAAACCGTATCACGGAAAAGACAGCGCCCAAGTTCCCTCTGTATATCTATCAGGGCGCATTGGACCTCATCACAGCTCCGTATAAAGATACAGAAGACCTGAAGGAAAAGTTCTGCCAACATGGAACGCCTGTCGTCCTCGTCAAGTGGGCGGGGATGGGCCACGGTGGTACTCTTTTTGCTGGTACTACCTGGGCCATGAAATGGATCAAGAAGGTTTTCAATCGCGATGAAATTCAAAACGGCTGTTACGAAGAAGAGCGCGAGGTGGGTTTCGGTGCCAGAGATCTCGCTGGATTATTTGGAGACCTTTACGATGATGGCGAGCTTTCTACTGGCAGACGGCTTGATTGGGGGGACGACGAGGGTCTGCTTTCTATCCAGGATGGAGCACGGCCAGTGGATGTATTCCAGAGGCCAGAGCTGTGA